The Streptomyces phaeolivaceus genome has a window encoding:
- a CDS encoding molybdenum cofactor biosynthesis protein MoaE: MAVNEDHPGEQGAAEPVKLIGIRETALSLDEVFRAVGDDAAGGIALFVGTVRNHDGGADVDALGYSCHPTAEAEMRRIAEKVVADYPVRALAAVHRVGNLKIGDLAVVVAVSCPHRGEAFEACRKLIDDLKHEVPIWKHQMFSDGTEEWVGA; this comes from the coding sequence ATGGCTGTGAATGAGGATCATCCTGGTGAGCAGGGGGCCGCGGAGCCCGTCAAGTTGATCGGGATTCGGGAGACGGCGCTCTCCTTGGACGAGGTGTTCCGGGCGGTCGGGGACGACGCGGCCGGGGGGATCGCGCTGTTCGTGGGGACCGTGCGGAACCACGACGGCGGAGCCGATGTCGACGCGCTCGGCTATTCGTGCCACCCGACGGCCGAGGCGGAGATGCGACGGATCGCGGAGAAGGTGGTCGCCGACTACCCGGTCCGGGCGCTCGCGGCCGTCCACCGGGTCGGAAATCTCAAGATCGGGGACCTGGCGGTGGTCGTCGCCGTGTCGTGTCCGCATCGGGGCGAGGCCTTCGAGGCGTGCCGGAAGTTGATCGACGATCTCAAGCACGAGGTGCCCATCTGGAAGCATCAGATGTTCTCCGACGGCACGGAGGAATGGGTCGGCGCGTAG
- a CDS encoding CBS domain-containing protein: MLVRDAMSTVVLTIGPDHTLRQAAALMSARRIGAAVVLDPDAGGLGILTERDVLNSVGLGQNPDTERTHAHTTNDVVFAAPSWTLEEAAGAMAHGGFRHLIVLDQGAPIGIVSVRDIIRCWVPARQHATA, encoded by the coding sequence ATGCTCGTCCGCGACGCCATGAGCACAGTGGTCCTCACCATCGGCCCCGATCACACCCTCCGCCAGGCCGCCGCCCTGATGTCGGCTCGCCGGATAGGCGCGGCCGTGGTCCTCGACCCGGACGCCGGCGGACTCGGCATCCTGACCGAACGCGACGTCCTCAACTCCGTAGGCCTGGGCCAGAACCCGGACACCGAGCGGACCCACGCCCACACCACCAACGACGTCGTGTTCGCCGCGCCGTCCTGGACCCTGGAGGAGGCGGCCGGCGCCATGGCCCACGGCGGCTTCCGTCATCTGATCGTCCTCGACCAGGGCGCCCCGATAGGCATCGTCTCGGTCCGCGACATCATCCGCTGCTGGGTCCCGGCCCGGCAGCACGCGACGGCATAA
- a CDS encoding Fur family transcriptional regulator: protein MSDLLERLRGRGWRMTAQRRVVAEVLDGEHVHLTADEVHARAVAKLPEISRATVYNTLGELVSLGEVLEVATDRRAKRYDPNAHRPHQHLVCARCGTIRDVHPTGNPLTDLPSSERFGFTVSDVEVTYRGVCPTCTTA, encoded by the coding sequence ATGAGTGACCTTCTGGAGCGGCTGCGCGGACGGGGATGGCGTATGACCGCGCAACGGCGCGTCGTGGCCGAGGTCCTCGACGGCGAACACGTCCATCTGACGGCCGACGAGGTGCACGCGCGAGCTGTCGCCAAGCTGCCCGAGATCTCCCGGGCGACCGTCTACAACACGCTGGGTGAGCTGGTCTCCCTCGGCGAGGTGCTCGAGGTCGCCACGGACAGGCGCGCCAAGCGGTACGACCCCAACGCGCACCGCCCGCACCAGCATCTGGTCTGCGCCCGGTGCGGGACGATCCGTGACGTCCACCCCACGGGCAACCCCCTGACCGACCTCCCCTCCTCCGAGCGGTTCGGTTTCACCGTCTCGGACGTGGAGGTCACCTACCGAGGCGTCTGCCCGACCTGCACGACGGCCTAG
- a CDS encoding SDR family oxidoreductase, which translates to MSSPDPQVRAARNHSTSPAVRGPVVAVTGAASGVGALLTERLAESDEIRQVVAIDERRGECAAAQWHILDVRDPAIAEKLRGADVVVHLAVDLDLGTDSAARSAYNVRGTQTVLTAAAAAGVHRVVLCTSAMVYGALPENELPLSEDAELRATAEATGVGDLLEIERLARRAPRAHPGLNVTVVRPATLVGGTDTALTRYFESPRLLVVAGSRPAWQFCHVEDLCAALEYAVLEKVDGELAVGCEGWLEQEEVEELSGIRRMELPSAVALGAAARLHRIGLTPSPAGDLAYTMYPWVVSGSRLHDAGWRPLWTNEEVLAELLEEVAGRHTVAGRRLGRKDATAAGAAGATVALLGTAALVRQVRKARGRR; encoded by the coding sequence GTGAGTTCCCCAGATCCACAGGTTCGCGCAGCGCGAAACCACTCAACCAGTCCCGCCGTGCGCGGGCCCGTCGTCGCGGTCACCGGCGCCGCGTCCGGCGTAGGAGCGCTGCTCACCGAGCGGCTCGCCGAGTCCGACGAGATCCGGCAGGTCGTGGCCATCGACGAGCGGCGCGGGGAGTGCGCCGCCGCGCAGTGGCACATCCTGGACGTGCGGGACCCGGCGATCGCCGAGAAGCTGCGCGGGGCGGACGTCGTGGTGCACCTCGCCGTCGACCTCGACCTGGGCACGGACTCGGCGGCGCGCAGCGCGTACAACGTGCGCGGTACGCAGACGGTGCTCACGGCCGCCGCCGCGGCCGGAGTGCACCGGGTCGTGCTGTGCACCTCGGCGATGGTCTACGGGGCGCTGCCCGAGAACGAGCTGCCGCTGTCGGAGGACGCCGAGCTGCGGGCGACCGCCGAGGCCACCGGGGTCGGCGACCTGCTGGAGATCGAGCGGCTCGCGCGCCGGGCGCCGCGCGCCCATCCGGGCCTCAATGTCACCGTCGTACGCCCCGCGACCCTTGTCGGAGGCACGGACACCGCGCTGACCAGGTACTTCGAGTCGCCTCGGCTGCTGGTGGTGGCCGGGTCGCGGCCCGCCTGGCAGTTCTGTCATGTCGAGGATCTGTGCGCGGCGCTGGAGTACGCCGTGCTGGAGAAGGTGGACGGGGAGCTGGCCGTCGGGTGCGAGGGGTGGCTGGAGCAGGAGGAGGTCGAGGAGCTCAGCGGGATCCGGCGCATGGAGCTGCCGTCCGCCGTCGCTCTCGGGGCCGCCGCTCGGCTGCACCGGATCGGGTTGACGCCGTCGCCTGCCGGGGATCTGGCGTACACGATGTATCCGTGGGTCGTCAGTGGGAGCCGGTTGCACGACGCCGGGTGGCGGCCGTTGTGGACCAATGAGGAAGTGCTCGCGGAGCTGCTGGAGGAGGTCGCCGGGCGGCACACCGTGGCCGGGCGGCGGCTGGGGCGCAAGGACGCGACAGCGGCGGGGGCGGCCGGTGCGACGGTCGCGCTGCTGGGTACGGCGGCGTTGGTGCGGCAGGTTCGGAAGGCTCGGGGGCGGCGCTGA
- a CDS encoding tetratricopeptide repeat protein has protein sequence MDVMGDKATLLETGRFAQPADFVVPADLVVPASASSVESVRAAEEDETGDAVEEARQRLAAESGDAEAMSVLGAMLLRRGDLDGAEPYLRGATAAGDRAAANNLGVLLHQRGYADEAASWWRIAAVAGSAAAAHALGRHHRERGDEPAAEYWLRQSAEQGHALGAYALADLLEHRSDAAAERWMRVAAERGHREAAYRLARALDRIAEQEERASVREGRRIARAAFEIGSASREAAREGRPVVREGRGAAVRAGEPGADSVVGAAAEEAEQWYRQAAARGHRRAALHLGAILERRGELKEAGRWYLTSAKDGEPRAACALGFLLRDAGDTESAAVWWLRAAQDGDGNAANALGALHAERGETQTAERWYRAAMDAGDINGAYNLGLLCAEQGRTAQAEQWYRRAAYAGHREAANALAILLLQVGDASGAEPWFSKAAEAGSVDAAFNLGILFAGRGDDATALVWYERAAAAGHTEAALQVAIARLRDGDERAAERHLRCAAGGGSAEAAYRLAAVLDARRPPAPAHELGEPVREKNECEEWYERAASQGHRRAQVRVGMLAAGRGDVVEAARWYRVAAESGSRNGAFNLGLLLAREGSEPEAAVWWARAADAGHGRAALRLALVYARRGELVEGKRWADRAVALGPVEVAERAARLRDALRDELSA, from the coding sequence ATGGACGTTATGGGGGACAAGGCAACTCTGTTGGAGACAGGGCGGTTTGCGCAGCCCGCCGACTTTGTGGTGCCTGCCGACCTTGTGGTGCCCGCGTCCGCTTCGTCGGTCGAGTCCGTGCGGGCCGCGGAGGAGGACGAGACGGGGGACGCCGTGGAGGAGGCGCGTCAGCGGCTCGCCGCCGAGTCCGGCGACGCCGAGGCGATGAGTGTCCTCGGGGCCATGCTGCTGCGCCGCGGTGACCTCGACGGAGCCGAGCCCTATCTGCGGGGTGCCACCGCCGCCGGGGACCGCGCCGCCGCCAACAACCTGGGTGTCCTGCTGCATCAGCGCGGATACGCCGACGAGGCCGCCAGCTGGTGGCGGATCGCCGCCGTCGCGGGGTCCGCCGCAGCCGCGCACGCGCTCGGTCGGCACCACCGTGAGCGCGGCGACGAACCCGCCGCCGAGTACTGGCTGCGCCAGTCCGCCGAGCAGGGGCACGCGCTCGGCGCGTACGCCCTCGCCGACCTGCTGGAGCACCGCAGCGACGCCGCCGCCGAGCGCTGGATGCGGGTCGCCGCCGAGCGCGGCCACCGCGAGGCCGCGTACCGGCTCGCGCGGGCGCTCGACCGGATCGCCGAGCAGGAGGAGCGCGCCTCCGTGCGCGAGGGGCGCAGGATCGCACGCGCGGCGTTCGAGATCGGTAGCGCGAGCCGTGAGGCCGCCCGCGAGGGCCGTCCCGTCGTACGGGAAGGCCGCGGCGCCGCCGTGCGAGCGGGGGAGCCCGGCGCCGACAGCGTTGTCGGCGCCGCCGCCGAGGAGGCCGAGCAGTGGTACCGCCAGGCCGCCGCGCGCGGTCACCGGCGGGCCGCGCTGCACCTCGGGGCGATCCTGGAGCGGCGCGGGGAGCTGAAGGAGGCCGGGCGCTGGTATCTGACCTCGGCCAAGGACGGCGAGCCGCGGGCCGCGTGCGCGCTCGGGTTCCTGCTGCGGGACGCGGGCGACACCGAGAGCGCGGCCGTGTGGTGGCTGCGGGCCGCCCAGGACGGCGACGGCAACGCGGCGAACGCGCTGGGCGCGCTGCACGCCGAGCGCGGTGAGACACAGACCGCCGAGCGGTGGTACCGGGCCGCGATGGACGCCGGTGACATCAACGGCGCCTACAACCTCGGGCTGCTCTGCGCCGAGCAGGGCCGGACCGCGCAGGCCGAGCAGTGGTACCGGCGTGCCGCGTACGCCGGGCACCGGGAGGCGGCGAACGCACTGGCCATCCTGCTGCTGCAGGTCGGGGACGCGTCCGGGGCCGAGCCGTGGTTCTCCAAGGCCGCCGAGGCCGGCAGCGTGGACGCCGCGTTCAACCTGGGCATCCTGTTCGCCGGGCGGGGCGACGACGCGACGGCGCTCGTCTGGTACGAGCGGGCGGCTGCCGCCGGGCACACCGAGGCGGCGCTCCAGGTCGCCATCGCGCGGCTGCGGGACGGGGACGAGCGGGCCGCCGAGCGGCATCTGCGCTGTGCCGCCGGAGGGGGCAGCGCCGAGGCCGCGTACCGGCTGGCCGCGGTGCTCGACGCGCGCCGGCCGCCCGCGCCCGCGCATGAGCTGGGGGAGCCGGTGCGGGAGAAGAACGAGTGCGAGGAGTGGTACGAGCGGGCCGCCTCGCAGGGGCATCGGCGGGCGCAGGTGCGGGTCGGCATGCTCGCGGCCGGGCGGGGGGACGTGGTCGAGGCGGCACGGTGGTACCGGGTCGCCGCCGAGTCCGGGTCCCGGAACGGGGCGTTCAACCTGGGTCTGCTGCTCGCCCGTGAGGGGAGTGAGCCGGAGGCCGCCGTGTGGTGGGCCCGCGCCGCCGACGCGGGGCATGGGCGGGCGGCGTTGCGGCTCGCCCTCGTCTACGCGCGTCGGGGAGAGCTGGTGGAGGGGAAGCGGTGGGCCGATCGGGCCGTCGCGCTCGGGCCGGTGGAGGTCGCGGAGCGGGCGGCGCGGTTGCGGGACGCGTTGCGGGACGAGTTGTCGGCGTAG
- a CDS encoding UPF0182 family membrane protein — MPDRGGGPTGPRIRVGRPSRRVRTLLMTLGVLAVLGMAFVMFAGFWTDWLWYRSVKYSSVFTTTLWTKIGLFFVFGLLMSASVGFNIWLAHRLRPPLSAMSMEQQSLDRYRMGIAPYKKWLLLGITSLVGLIAGASASGQWRTWLMWVNGVSFGQKDPQFGLDVSFYAFDLPWYRFLLGFGFAAAVLSVIAAALTHYLYGGLRVTSPGARATAAATGHLSVLLGIFVTLKAVAYWLDRYGLAVKSSDFKATGNWTGLRYVDANAYLPAKTILFCIAAICALLFFATIWRRTWQLPVIGFGLMVLSAILIGGLYPAIVQKFQVQPNEQAKEAPYVEKNLSATRQAYGIDGTEVEEYSGVSDTTDKTKLRADADTTASIRMLDPNIVSPTFQQLQQMRNYYAFPTNLDVDRYSNEDGAEQDTVIGLRELNLAGIPKNNWINDHFRYTHGYGVVAAKGTEATSGGRPVFTESDLPSKGDLGKYQQRVYYGEKTTQYSIVGGPQDEIDYSDDSGEKTTSYKGKSGVNLSNPVNRAAYAVAFNEPQILYSGAIGEGSRILYNRTPKERVEAVAPWLTIDGDAYPAVVDGKIQWIVDAYTTTNGYPYASRTTLGDTTADSLTADNSQRAVVAQQNQVNYIRNSVKATVDAYTGQVELYQWDTQDPVLKTWMKAFPGTVEPKDDISDSLLAHLRYPQDLFKVQRELLTRYHVKDAETFLSGSEVWQVPDDPTNTSGNAVPPYYLSMKLPGQTAQAFSLTTTLTPNGRDNLSAFVAVNAEAGTKDYGKIRILKLPTSEPIDGPKQVQSQFNSEQDIAETISLLKRGDSQVEYGNLLTVPLDGGLLYVEPVYVRGGGLKYPLLRKVLVTYGGNTAFEDTLDEALNKVFETEGSPTEPPVEDPDEGTDEPPTSGDPTVQQALEEAQKAFDEGQQALKDGDWEAYGRAQQDLEDALKRAEDAQAKAGDGGSGGSEEEGGQSADEGSGSG, encoded by the coding sequence ATGCCGGACCGCGGCGGAGGCCCGACGGGGCCGCGGATCAGAGTGGGCCGACCGTCCCGACGGGTCCGGACCCTGCTCATGACGCTGGGCGTCCTTGCCGTCCTCGGCATGGCGTTCGTCATGTTCGCGGGGTTCTGGACGGACTGGCTCTGGTACCGGTCGGTGAAGTATTCGTCCGTCTTCACCACCACGCTCTGGACGAAGATCGGGCTCTTCTTCGTCTTCGGTCTGCTGATGTCGGCCTCGGTCGGCTTCAACATCTGGCTGGCCCACCGGCTGCGACCGCCGCTGAGCGCCATGTCGATGGAGCAGCAGAGCCTCGACCGGTACCGCATGGGCATCGCGCCCTACAAGAAGTGGCTGCTCCTCGGGATCACCTCCCTGGTGGGCCTCATCGCCGGCGCCTCCGCCTCCGGGCAGTGGCGCACCTGGCTGATGTGGGTCAACGGAGTGTCGTTCGGTCAGAAGGACCCCCAGTTCGGTCTGGACGTCTCCTTCTACGCCTTCGACCTGCCCTGGTACCGCTTCCTGCTCGGCTTCGGCTTCGCCGCCGCCGTGCTCTCGGTGATCGCCGCCGCGCTCACGCACTACCTGTACGGCGGCCTCCGGGTCACCTCCCCGGGCGCGCGTGCCACCGCCGCGGCCACCGGACATCTGTCGGTGCTCCTCGGGATCTTCGTCACCCTGAAGGCGGTCGCGTACTGGCTCGACCGGTACGGGCTCGCGGTGAAGTCCAGCGACTTCAAGGCGACGGGGAACTGGACGGGCCTGAGGTACGTCGACGCGAACGCGTATCTGCCGGCCAAGACCATCCTGTTCTGCATCGCCGCCATCTGCGCGCTGCTGTTCTTCGCCACCATCTGGCGGCGGACCTGGCAGCTGCCGGTCATCGGCTTCGGTCTGATGGTGCTCTCCGCGATCCTGATCGGCGGGCTGTACCCGGCGATCGTGCAGAAGTTCCAGGTCCAGCCGAACGAGCAGGCCAAGGAGGCGCCGTACGTCGAGAAGAACCTCTCGGCGACCCGGCAGGCCTACGGCATCGACGGGACCGAGGTCGAGGAGTACTCGGGTGTGAGCGACACCACGGACAAGACCAAGCTCCGTGCCGACGCCGACACCACGGCCAGCATCCGCATGCTCGACCCGAACATCGTCTCGCCGACGTTCCAGCAGCTCCAGCAGATGAGGAACTACTACGCGTTCCCCACGAACCTGGACGTCGACCGGTACAGCAATGAGGACGGCGCCGAGCAGGACACGGTCATCGGTCTGCGCGAGCTGAACCTCGCCGGTATCCCGAAGAACAACTGGATCAACGACCACTTCCGCTACACCCACGGGTACGGCGTGGTCGCCGCCAAGGGCACCGAGGCCACCTCAGGCGGCCGACCGGTGTTCACCGAGTCCGACCTGCCGTCCAAGGGCGACCTGGGCAAGTACCAGCAGCGGGTCTACTACGGCGAGAAGACCACCCAGTACTCGATCGTCGGCGGTCCCCAGGACGAGATCGACTACTCCGACGACAGCGGTGAGAAGACCACCAGCTACAAGGGCAAGAGCGGGGTCAACCTCTCCAACCCGGTCAACCGGGCCGCGTACGCGGTGGCGTTCAACGAGCCGCAGATCCTCTACTCCGGTGCCATCGGCGAGGGTTCGCGGATCCTGTACAACCGCACGCCCAAGGAGCGCGTCGAGGCGGTCGCCCCCTGGCTGACCATCGACGGCGACGCCTACCCGGCCGTCGTCGACGGGAAGATCCAGTGGATCGTCGACGCGTACACCACCACCAACGGCTATCCGTACGCCTCCCGCACCACCCTGGGCGACACGACGGCCGACTCGCTGACCGCGGACAACAGCCAGCGCGCGGTGGTGGCCCAGCAGAACCAGGTCAACTACATCCGCAACTCGGTGAAGGCGACCGTCGACGCGTACACGGGTCAGGTCGAGCTCTACCAGTGGGACACCCAGGACCCGGTCCTGAAGACCTGGATGAAGGCGTTCCCGGGCACGGTGGAGCCGAAGGACGACATCTCCGACTCGCTGCTGGCCCATCTGCGGTACCCGCAGGACCTCTTCAAGGTCCAGCGTGAGCTGCTGACGCGCTACCACGTGAAGGACGCCGAGACGTTCCTCAGCGGCAGCGAGGTCTGGCAGGTCCCGGACGACCCGACCAACACCTCGGGCAACGCGGTGCCGCCGTACTACCTGAGCATGAAGCTGCCGGGCCAGACGGCACAGGCGTTCTCGCTGACGACGACGCTCACCCCGAACGGCCGGGACAACCTCAGTGCCTTCGTGGCGGTCAACGCCGAGGCGGGCACCAAGGACTACGGCAAGATCAGGATTCTGAAACTGCCGACCAGCGAACCGATCGACGGACCGAAACAGGTCCAGAGCCAGTTCAACTCCGAACAGGACATCGCCGAGACGATCAGCCTCCTCAAGAGAGGTGACTCGCAGGTCGAGTACGGCAACCTCCTGACGGTCCCGCTCGACGGCGGACTGCTCTACGTGGAGCCGGTCTATGTGCGAGGCGGCGGACTCAAGTACCCGCTGCTGCGCAAGGTGCTGGTCACCTACGGCGGGAACACGGCTTTCGAGGACACCCTCGACGAGGCACTCAACAAGGTGTTCGAGACCGAGGGTTCGCCCACCGAGCCACCGGTGGAGGATCCCGACGAGGGCACCGACGAGCCGCCGACGTCCGGCGATCCGACGGTCCAACAGGCCCTGGAGGAGGCCCAGAAGGCGTTCGACGAGGGCCAGCAGGCGCTCAAGGACGGCGACTGGGAGGCGTACGGCCGGGCCCAACAGGACCTGGAGGACGCGCTGAAGCGGGCCGAGGACGCACAGGCCAAGGCCGGCGACGGAGGCAGCGGCGGCAGCGAGGAGGAAGGCGGCCAGAGCGCCGACGAGGGCTCCGGAAGCGGCTGA
- a CDS encoding IS701 family transposase, with translation MTVEQVESWSEGVAGLHARFAHRFGRSEPRERALDYLNGLVAPLEKKNGWTLSEQVGQLRPDGVQRLLNHSDWDENAVRDDVRDFVVETIGAKNAVLICDDTGFLKKGTKSAGVQRQYTGTAGRTENCQIGTFLAYASARGRALIDRELYIPVSWTDDRERCRAAGIDDEIPFATKNEHCKWMLQRAVDAGIPFAWVTADEAYGQVKHLRVWLEERRIAHVLATKVNDTVTTADGGDARVDQLVAALPRQAWKRVSGGQGAHGERIYDWARVAIRPYWENGFGHWVLARRSISDPTEIAYYVCYGSVASRLKDLVKVAAARWAVEECFQTAKGECGLDHYQVRLYRAWYRHITLAMAALAYLTAVRAAEAAKGAERTTSKTSYPSASRRSAD, from the coding sequence CTGACGGTTGAGCAGGTCGAGTCGTGGTCCGAGGGGGTGGCCGGGCTCCATGCCCGGTTCGCCCACCGTTTCGGCAGGTCGGAGCCCCGCGAGCGGGCGCTGGACTACCTGAACGGACTCGTCGCGCCGCTGGAGAAGAAGAACGGGTGGACGCTGTCCGAGCAGGTCGGGCAGCTCCGCCCGGACGGCGTCCAGCGCCTGCTCAACCACTCCGACTGGGACGAGAACGCGGTCCGCGACGATGTGCGCGACTTCGTCGTGGAGACCATCGGAGCCAAGAACGCGGTCCTGATCTGCGACGACACCGGTTTCCTGAAGAAGGGCACCAAGTCCGCCGGAGTCCAGCGGCAGTACACAGGTACCGCCGGCCGCACGGAGAACTGCCAGATCGGGACCTTCCTGGCCTACGCCTCCGCCAGGGGGCGGGCATTGATCGACCGTGAGCTCTACATCCCCGTTTCCTGGACGGATGACCGTGAGCGCTGCCGCGCAGCCGGGATCGACGACGAGATCCCCTTCGCGACCAAGAATGAGCACTGCAAGTGGATGCTGCAACGTGCCGTCGACGCAGGCATCCCGTTCGCGTGGGTCACCGCTGACGAGGCATACGGGCAGGTCAAGCACCTGCGGGTATGGCTGGAGGAACGCAGGATCGCGCACGTACTGGCCACCAAGGTCAACGACACCGTGACCACGGCGGACGGCGGCGACGCCAGGGTGGACCAGTTGGTCGCCGCCCTGCCCAGGCAAGCGTGGAAGCGGGTTTCCGGGGGCCAGGGCGCGCACGGCGAACGGATCTACGACTGGGCCCGCGTCGCCATCCGCCCGTACTGGGAGAACGGCTTCGGGCACTGGGTTCTGGCCCGCCGCAGCATCAGCGACCCCACCGAGATCGCCTACTACGTCTGCTACGGATCGGTGGCCTCCCGGCTGAAAGACCTGGTCAAGGTAGCCGCCGCGAGGTGGGCGGTGGAGGAGTGCTTCCAGACCGCCAAGGGCGAGTGCGGCCTGGACCACTACCAGGTGAGGCTCTACCGGGCCTGGTACCGCCACATCACCCTGGCCATGGCCGCCCTCGCCTACCTGACCGCCGTCCGCGCCGCAGAAGCCGCAAAAGGGGCGGAGCGAACGACGAGCAAGACCTCATACCCCTCAGCGTCCCGGAGATCCGCCGACTGA
- a CDS encoding PPA1309 family protein: MSNTPMAANPLTRAVLEIDEYASGLGWDQPARLFALVDTARLRTQEPALAAQLGLQDESETTGLTPIEQDEIPAGKALDDFLGTIAWPDAVVGCALTVERLMLPPSAEASVPEGLDGARLTKWVASHPDRQEVRMTVAVLRDGSRDSALRLRDKDTPTEVLTGPELVPGLAEALSATFVD; encoded by the coding sequence ATGTCCAACACTCCCATGGCAGCGAACCCCCTCACCCGGGCGGTGCTCGAGATCGACGAGTACGCCTCGGGCCTCGGCTGGGACCAGCCCGCTCGCCTCTTCGCCCTCGTGGATACCGCGCGTCTGCGGACCCAGGAACCCGCCCTCGCCGCCCAGCTCGGTCTCCAGGACGAGTCCGAGACCACCGGTCTCACCCCGATCGAGCAGGACGAGATCCCCGCCGGCAAGGCGCTGGACGACTTCCTCGGCACCATCGCCTGGCCCGACGCGGTGGTCGGCTGCGCGCTGACCGTGGAGCGGCTGATGCTGCCGCCGTCCGCCGAGGCGTCCGTCCCGGAGGGCCTCGACGGGGCCCGTCTCACCAAGTGGGTCGCCTCCCACCCGGACCGCCAGGAGGTCCGGATGACGGTCGCGGTCCTGCGCGACGGCTCCCGCGACTCGGCCCTGCGCCTGCGCGACAAGGACACCCCGACCGAGGTCCTCACCGGCCCCGAACTCGTCCCGGGCCTGGCGGAGGCCCTGTCCGCGACCTTCGTGGACTGA
- a CDS encoding YlbL family protein, with product MPRRTATMLASTLMLIALLCAGVIIPVPYAEMSPGPTVNTLGKHDGEPVLQISGRKTYATTGHLNMTTVRVTSADYRMNLVEAVYGWLAHDNKVVPHDTLYPDGKTEEQSTQENAEEFSQSQESAKVAALKELDIPVKSWVIVSTVLKDSPAEGKLHAGDVIKSVDGTAVKAPEDVAKLVTKHKPGEDVDFVIVPAKAQAAAEKANRTATETEKVTITTAKSDDTGEERAIVGISAGTDHTFPFTIDIKLADVGGPSAGLMFALGIYDKLTPGNLTGGKFVAGTGTIDDEGKVGPIGGIEMKTVGARDKGAEYFLTPKDNCAAAAKDTPGGLTLVKVDTIEDALGALEDIRSGDTADLPKCTTKG from the coding sequence ATGCCACGCCGCACCGCGACGATGCTCGCTTCCACCCTGATGCTGATCGCGCTCCTGTGCGCGGGTGTGATCATTCCCGTGCCCTATGCGGAGATGTCACCGGGGCCGACGGTGAACACCCTCGGGAAGCACGACGGCGAGCCGGTGCTGCAGATCTCCGGGCGGAAGACGTACGCCACGACCGGTCACCTCAACATGACCACGGTCCGCGTCACCAGCGCCGACTACCGGATGAACCTCGTCGAGGCCGTGTACGGCTGGCTGGCACACGACAACAAGGTAGTGCCGCACGACACGCTCTACCCGGACGGCAAGACCGAGGAGCAGTCGACCCAGGAGAACGCCGAGGAGTTCAGCCAGTCCCAGGAGAGCGCCAAGGTCGCGGCCCTGAAGGAACTGGACATTCCGGTGAAGTCCTGGGTGATCGTCTCCACCGTCCTCAAGGACTCCCCGGCCGAGGGCAAGCTGCACGCCGGTGACGTGATCAAGTCCGTCGACGGTACGGCGGTCAAGGCGCCCGAGGACGTGGCGAAGCTGGTCACCAAGCACAAGCCGGGCGAGGACGTCGACTTCGTCATCGTGCCTGCCAAGGCCCAGGCCGCCGCCGAGAAGGCGAACAGGACGGCGACCGAGACCGAGAAGGTCACGATCACCACGGCCAAGTCCGACGACACCGGCGAGGAGCGGGCGATCGTCGGCATCTCCGCCGGGACCGACCACACCTTCCCGTTCACCATCGACATCAAGCTCGCCGACGTCGGCGGCCCCAGCGCCGGGCTGATGTTCGCCCTCGGGATCTACGACAAGCTCACACCGGGCAATCTGACGGGCGGCAAGTTCGTGGCCGGCACCGGCACGATCGACGACGAGGGCAAGGTCGGTCCCATCGGCGGCATCGAGATGAAGACGGTCGGCGCGCGCGACAAGGGCGCCGAGTACTTCCTGACGCCCAAGGACAACTGCGCCGCCGCCGCCAAGGACACCCCGGGCGGACTCACCCTCGTCAAGGTCGACACCATCGAGGACGCGCTGGGCGCCCTGGAGGACATCCGCTCCGGCGACACCGCCGACCTGCCGAAGTGCACCACCAAGGGCTGA